In the Arthrobacter sp. CDRTa11 genome, GCTAAGCGCAGTCCGTTCCAGAAGCTCCTCGGCCGGCCGGAAGTCGGCGCCCTGGTGGGCGCGATCGTCCTGTTCATCTTCTTCGCCTTGGTGTCCTCAACGTTCACCCAACCCAACGCCCTGGCGACCATTCTCTATGGCAGTTCCACGATCGGGATCATGGCGGTGGGGGTGTCCCTGCTGATGATTGGAGGGGAATTCGACCTCTCCACCGGCGTCGCCGTGATCTCCTCGGCCCTGACGGCATCGATGTTCAGCTGGTACTTCAGTACCAACGTCTGGGTCGGAGTCCTCCTGGCCTTGCTGGTGTCCCTGGGCATTGGGTTTATCAACGGCTGGATCCTGATGAAGACCAAGCTGCCCAGCTTCATCGTGACCCTGGCGACGTTCCTGATGCTGACCGGCCTGAACCTGGGCCTGACCCGGCTGATCGGCGGCTCCGTGTCCTCACCCTCGATCTCCACCATGGACGGCTTCGCCTCCGCCCGCGCCGTTTTCGCATCCTCCGTCAACATCGCCGGTGTCGAGGTCAAAATCACCGTGTTCATCTGGATCGCACTGGTCGCCGTCGCCACCTGGGTGCTGATGCGGACCCGGGTGGGGAACTGGATCTTCGCCGTCGGCGGGGACGAGAACGCGGCCCGCGCCGTGGGCGTCCCGGTCAAGGCAACCAAGATCGGCCTGTTCATGGGTGTCGGGTTCTGCGGCTGGGTCCTGGGCATGCACAACCTCTTCGCGTTCGACACCGTGCAGTCCGGTGAAGGCGTGGGCAACGAATTCCTCTACATCATCGCCGCGGTGATCGGCGGGTGCCTGCTGACCGGCGGTTACGGCTCGGCTGTGGGCGGCGCGATCGGCGCCTTCATCTTCGGCATGGCCAACAAGGGCATTGTCTATGCCCAGTGGAACCCGGACTGGTTCAAGTTCTTCCTGGGCCTGATGTTGCTGCTGGCCACCATCGTCAACCTCATCGTCAAACGCCGCGCGGAACTCAAGTAAAGGGGCCCGGAATGAATGCAAATCAGATCGACCAGCAAACGCTGCTCCAGAATGAACGTGACCCCCTCACACATACCCCGGTGCACCTGCTCTCGCTGGACGGAGTGGGCAAGCACTACGGCAACATCATCGCCCTGTCCGATGTCACCATGGCTGTGGACAACGGCCGCGTCACCTGCGTCCTGGGCGACAACGGTGCAGGCAAGTCCACGCTGATCAAGATCATCGCCGGCCTGCACCAGCACGATGCCGGAGTGCTGAACATCCTGGGTGAGGAACGCAAATTCAGCTCCCCGCGAGAGGCCCTCGACGCCGGGATCGCGACCGTGTACCAGGACCTGGCCGTAGTTCCGCTGATGCCGATCTGGCGCAACTTCTTCCTCGGCTCGGAACTGACCTCAGGCTGGGGCCCGTTCAAAAGCATGGACGTCGAGAAAATGAAGGCCATCACGCTCAAGGAACTCGCCGAGATGGGCATCGACCTCCGCGATGTCGAACAGCCCATCGGCCAGCTCTCCGGCGGTGAACGCCAATGCGTCGCGATCGCCCGCGCGGTGTACTTCGGCGCGAAGGTCCTCATCCTGGACGAGCCGACGGCGGCCCTGGGCGTGAAGCAGTCCGGCGTGGTCCTGCGCTACATCCTGCAGGCCCGCGACCGCGGACTCGGCGTCATCTTCATTACCCATAACCCGCACCACGCCTTCCCTGTCGGGGACCGCTTCCTGCTTCTCAAACGCGGCAAGTCGATCGGCTACTACGACAAAAAGGACATCACCCTGGACGAACTCACCGCCCAGATGGCCGGTGGCGCGGAACTGGCCGAGTTAGCCCACGAACTCGAACAACTCGGCGGACACGGCGACATCGTCAAAGAAGTCCAGGCCGAAGTCGCCGAAGTCTCAGATACGGCCCCGGCCGGCGCTCCGAAGCACGCCTAGCGGCAGCACATAGCGGGGTGCTCCGGAGGAATATCCGGAGCACCCCGCTATGCCTGCGCGGACCGTCCGGCGAACTTAAGCACACCAACGCACACGATAGGGGAATACCATGCCGATCCGGGTAGGCGTCATCGGCGCCGGAGTTATGGGCGCCGACCACATCAGGAACCTTTCCACCACCATCGGCGGTGCTGAGGTCACCTTCGTGGCAGATCTCGACGCCGACCGCGCCGCCGCGGCAGCGCCGCGCTCCGCACGCATCACCACAGACCCGTCGGAGCTGATCAACTCCAGTGAGGTGGACGCCGTCGTCGTTGCCTCGCATGATTCCACGCACGCCGGATTGGTCATGGAGTGCTTCGAGGCCATGACACCGGTCCTGTGCGAAAAGCCCTTGGCGCCTACCGTTTTGGAAGGCCTGGAGGTAGTCGCCGCGGACGCGGACAGGATGGCCGCAACGGGAGCCTCCCTGCTCTCGCTTGGCTTCATGCGACGCTTCGACCCGGGCTACGTTGCACTCCGGCAGGCCGTGCAGGGCCGCGCTCAGGGCGAGCCCCTGATGGTCCACTGCATCAGCCGTAATGCCACCGCAGCTCCCGGTGCCACCTCCGAATCGGCCATCACCAATTCCGCCATCCACGAGCTGGACATCATTCCCTGGCTTCTGGACTCTCCCATCACGGAAGTGTCCTGGCAAGCCGGAAAAAGTACCCGGAACGCGGGTGCCGGGCTGCGGGATCCGGCATTTATGATGCTCCACACCGCTGATGGAACCCTCACCACCCTCGAGTTGTACCTGAATGCGCAGTACGGCTATACCACCCGCTGTGAGGTCGTTTCTGAGCGTGGAACGACTGCCCTGCAGGATTCGGCGCTGCTGGGCATCGAGCAAGAGGGCTCCAGCCAGGTACGGATCCCCGCGGACTGGCGCCCCAGGTTCGCCGAGGCATACCGGCTGCAGCTGCAGGCCTGGATTTCCGCACTCGCAGCCGGAGAGAAGCCCCCACTCGCGGGCGCTCAAGAGGGACTCAACGCCGCGCTCGTGGCCCAAGCCATGATCCAGTCCCTGCATAGCGACGGTGCCTCCACGAAAGTGAGCTACACATGACCGCTTCGGCCCTCCCACAGTCCCGGGTGCCCGGATCCCGCGATGCTCCCGCGCTGCGGTGGGGCATCATGGGCCCCGGCTGGATTGCCGAACGGTTCACCGAATCCATCCAGGCCCACACCGGGCAGGTGATCGCCGCCGTCGGGTCCCGTTCCCTGAGCCGGTCCAAGGCCTTCGCGGAAGCATACGACGTAGCCGCGGCCTACGGCAGCTATGAGGAACTGGCCGCCGCCCCGGACATCGATATCGTCTACGTCTGCACACCGCATACGGGCCACCACGCGGCCGCTGTGCTGATTATCGACGCCGGCAAGCACGTCCTGATCGAAAAGCCGATCGGAATCAACGCGGGCCAGGCCCGGGACATCGCCGCCCGGGCACAGGCTGCCGGAGTATTCGCCGCCGAGGCCATGTGGACGTTCTTCCTGCCGAAGTTTGATGTGATCCGACAAATTCTCGACGCCGGGACCCTCGGCACCATCACCACGGTCGTCGCGGAGTACGGCGAGCACTTCGACCCCACCCACCGCATCTTCAACCCGGAACTGGCCGGCGGCCCGCTGCTTGACCTGGGCACCTACCCGCTGGCACTTATCACCGAGGTGCTTGGCAGCCCGCAGCGGCTGCTCGCCGTGGGGCAACCCCACGAATCCGGGGTCAATGCCCAGCTTTCTGCCGTTATGCAGTTCGACGGCGGTGCCCAGGCGGTGGTGAACACCCACGTGCAC is a window encoding:
- a CDS encoding ABC transporter permease, with protein sequence MTITQTKTTTKPTVSDERVAKRSPFQKLLGRPEVGALVGAIVLFIFFALVSSTFTQPNALATILYGSSTIGIMAVGVSLLMIGGEFDLSTGVAVISSALTASMFSWYFSTNVWVGVLLALLVSLGIGFINGWILMKTKLPSFIVTLATFLMLTGLNLGLTRLIGGSVSSPSISTMDGFASARAVFASSVNIAGVEVKITVFIWIALVAVATWVLMRTRVGNWIFAVGGDENAARAVGVPVKATKIGLFMGVGFCGWVLGMHNLFAFDTVQSGEGVGNEFLYIIAAVIGGCLLTGGYGSAVGGAIGAFIFGMANKGIVYAQWNPDWFKFFLGLMLLLATIVNLIVKRRAELK
- a CDS encoding ATP-binding cassette domain-containing protein, translating into MNANQIDQQTLLQNERDPLTHTPVHLLSLDGVGKHYGNIIALSDVTMAVDNGRVTCVLGDNGAGKSTLIKIIAGLHQHDAGVLNILGEERKFSSPREALDAGIATVYQDLAVVPLMPIWRNFFLGSELTSGWGPFKSMDVEKMKAITLKELAEMGIDLRDVEQPIGQLSGGERQCVAIARAVYFGAKVLILDEPTAALGVKQSGVVLRYILQARDRGLGVIFITHNPHHAFPVGDRFLLLKRGKSIGYYDKKDITLDELTAQMAGGAELAELAHELEQLGGHGDIVKEVQAEVAEVSDTAPAGAPKHA
- a CDS encoding Gfo/Idh/MocA family oxidoreductase; this translates as MPIRVGVIGAGVMGADHIRNLSTTIGGAEVTFVADLDADRAAAAAPRSARITTDPSELINSSEVDAVVVASHDSTHAGLVMECFEAMTPVLCEKPLAPTVLEGLEVVAADADRMAATGASLLSLGFMRRFDPGYVALRQAVQGRAQGEPLMVHCISRNATAAPGATSESAITNSAIHELDIIPWLLDSPITEVSWQAGKSTRNAGAGLRDPAFMMLHTADGTLTTLELYLNAQYGYTTRCEVVSERGTTALQDSALLGIEQEGSSQVRIPADWRPRFAEAYRLQLQAWISALAAGEKPPLAGAQEGLNAALVAQAMIQSLHSDGASTKVSYT
- a CDS encoding Gfo/Idh/MocA family protein — protein: MTASALPQSRVPGSRDAPALRWGIMGPGWIAERFTESIQAHTGQVIAAVGSRSLSRSKAFAEAYDVAAAYGSYEELAAAPDIDIVYVCTPHTGHHAAAVLIIDAGKHVLIEKPIGINAGQARDIAARAQAAGVFAAEAMWTFFLPKFDVIRQILDAGTLGTITTVVAEYGEHFDPTHRIFNPELAGGPLLDLGTYPLALITEVLGSPQRLLAVGQPHESGVNAQLSAVMQFDGGAQAVVNTHVHNFTPTAATVVGSEATLTIEGPFNMPGGFEVRFPDGTRLRHDEPAGGHFEGLHFEAAAVARAIAAGDTQAGQRTLTASIRTLEVADEIRRQLGVVFPGEAGTAATP